In Danaus plexippus chromosome 6, MEX_DaPlex, whole genome shotgun sequence, a single window of DNA contains:
- the LOC116778953 gene encoding exosome RNA helicase MTR4 — protein sequence MSDINSLFDCFEEPALNEAATQLPNVKSEEEAPVTKTEDVKKEETIEASPSNKRPHEEVKYADTSKKPRQEEEDDADIISDINLNNLGARILIHTLDTHEGCTHEVAIPPNQEYAQLMPITSEPAKQYSFILDPFQKEAIMCIDNLQSVLVSAHTSAGKTVVAEYAIALSLKNKQRVIYTTPIKALSNQKYREFSEEFHDVGLITGDVTINPSASCLIMTTEILRNMLYRGSEIMREVGWVVFDEIHYMRDKERGVVWEETLILLPDNVHYVFLSATIPNARQFAEWVCRLHSQPCHVIYTEYRPTPLQHYIFPASGDGIHLVVDEKGQFKEDNFNTAMTVLSNAGGASAGGERGRRGGLKGGSSSIFNIVKMIMERNFAPVIIFSFSKKDCELYAMQMAKLDFNTIEEKKLVDEVFNNAMDVLSEDDRKLPQVENVIPLLRRGIGIHHGGLLPILKETIEILFGLGLIKALFATETFAMGLNMPARTVVFTNCQKFDGKDFRFITSGEYIQMSGRAGRRGLDDKGIVILMIDQKVTPSVVKSMVQGKADPINSAFHLTYNMVLNLLRVEEINPEYMLERSFYQFQNQAVIPDLIDKVKAKQKEYSALSIEEEHSIASYCNIRSQLELLGSQFRSFITKPEYIKPFLQPGRLVKVKTEKYEYDWGIIVNFKHKTGKSKKDENPLTAETVIVVDVLLHVKKSKADEADTNVPCPPGETGDVEVVPILHTLIYQISSLRVYYPKDLRPPDNRKSVLKTIGEVKKRFPEGPPLLNPIKDMKIEDSVFKECVERIKLLEERLYSHPLHNDKNRGALTAAYDAKQEIYEELTLAKSELRRAKSILQMDELKKRKRVLRRLGYCTLSDVIELKGRIACELSSADELLLTELIFNGVFNNLSAEQSAALVSCFVCDENSTQTSATGEELRGVLRQLQEYARRIAKVSIDAKMDLDEDEYVGKFKCTLMDVVLAWAKGASFLQICKMTDVFEGSIIRCMRRLEEVLRQLCQAAKNIGNTDLENKFSDAIKMLKRDIVFAASLYM from the exons atgtcagatataaatagtttatttgatTGCTTCGAAGAACCAGCTTTAAACGAAGCTGCCACCCAATTGCCAAATGTTAAAAGTGAAGAAGAAGCGCC TGTAACCAAGACGGAAGATGTTAAAAAAGAAGAAACTATAGAAGCTTCGCCCAGTAATAAGCGTCCACATGAAGAAGTTAAGTATGCAGATACTTCTAAGAAGCCCAGACAAGAAGAGGAAGACGACGCCGATATTATAAGCGACATTAA CCTCAACAATCTTGGTGCAAGGATACTTATACATACTCTTGATACACACGAAGGCTGCACACATGAAGTGGCGATACCTCCCAATCAGGAATATGCTCAACTAATGCCAATTACTTCAGAACCAGCTAAGCAATACAGTTTTATCCTGGATCCGTTCCAAAAGGAAGCTATCATGTGCATTGACAACTTACAATCAGTACTTGTATCAGCCCACACATCTGCCGGAAAGACTGTTGTTGCAGA ATATGCTATAGCTCTGTcactaaaaaacaaacaaagggTTATTTACACGACACCCATCAAAGCTCTCTCTAATCAGAAATACAGGGAATTCTCTGAGGAGTTTCATGATGTGGGTCTGATCACTGGAGATGTTACTATCAATCCATCCGCTTCCTGTTTGATAATGACAACTGAG ATTCtaagaaatatgttatatagagGTTCAGAGATAATGAGGGAAGTTGGTTGGGTTGTGTTCGACGAGATTCATTACATGAGGGACAAGGAAAGAGGTGTTGTTTGGGAAG AAACACTTATCTTGTTACCCGACAATGTTCACTATGTATTTTTGTCAGCTACTATACCCAATGCTCGTCAGTTTGCTGAGTGGGTGTGTCGACTTCACTCTCAGCCTTGTCATGTTATATACACTGAATACAGACCCACACCCCTCCAGCATTATATATTCCCTGCTAGCGGAGACGGGATTCATCTTGTTGTGGATGAAAAG GGTCAATTCAAAGAGGATAACTTCAATACAGCTATGACGGTGTTGAGTAACGCGGGAGGGGCGTCGGCGGGGGGTGAGCGGGGCCGGAGGGGGGGACTCAAGGGGGGGAGCAGTAGTATCTTTAATATAGTCAAAATGATCATGGAGAGAAACTTCGCACCGGTGATTATATTCAGTTTCAGTAAGAAAGACTGCGAGCTGTATGCTATGCAGATGGCTAAATTGGATTTTAATACAA ttGAAGAGAAAAAACTTGTAGACGAGGTTTTCAACAACGCGATGGACGTTCTATCTGAAGACGATCGTAAGTTGCCGCAGGTTGAAAACGTGATACCCTTGTTGAGGAGAGGCATCGGTATACATCACGGAGGACTGCTGCCCATACTGAAAGAAACCATAGAAATATTGTTCGGCCTGGGGCTTATCAAG GCGCTGTTCGCCACCGAGACCTTCGCCATGGGGCTCAACATGCCCGCTAGGACTGTTGTGTTCACAAATTGCCAGAAGTTTGACGGCAAGGACTTCAGATTT atAACTTCCGGTGAATACATCCAGATGTCAGGTAGAGCTGGTCGTCGAGGGCTGGACGATAAAGGTATCGTCATACTGATGATCGATCAGAAGGTTACTCCCAGTGTCGTTAAGTCCATGGTACAGGGGAAAGCTGATCCTATAAATTCCGCATTCCATCTTACATACAACATG GTCCTTAATTTGTTAAGAGTTGAAGAGATAAACCCGGAGTACATGTTGGAGAGGAGTTTCTATCAGTTCCAAAACCAAGCTGTTATCCCAGACCTCATCGACA aGGTGAAAGCTAAGCAAAAGGAATATAGCGCGTTGTCAATAGAGGAGGAGCACTCTATAGCTTCATACTGTAATATAAGGTCACAGTTGGAGCTGCTGGGGTCACAGTTCAGGTCGTTCATCACGAAGCCGGAGTATATCAAGCCGTTCCTCCAGCCCGGTAGACTTGTTAAG GTGAAAACGGAAAAATACGAGTACGATTGGGGTATTATAGTGAACTTTAAACACAAAACCGGCAAAAGTAAGAAAGACGAGAACCCCCTGACCGCGGAGACCGTCATAGTGGTGGACGTGTTGCTGCATGTTAAGAAATCAAAAGCCGACGAGGCCGACACGAACGTGCCTTGTCCTCCTGGAGAG ACCGGCGACGTAGAGGTGGTGCCGATCCTACACACGTTAATATATCAGATAAGTTCGCTGCGTGTGTACTATCCCAAAGACCTGCGACCGCCCGACAACAGGAAGTCGGTGTTGAAAACTATAGGGGAGGTCAAGAAGCGGTTCCCGGAAGGACCGCCGCTGCTGAATCCCATCAAGGACATGAAAATTGAGGACTCTGTGTTCAAGGAATGCGTCGAGAGAATCAAGTTATTAGAGGAAAG ATTATATTCTCACCCCCTCCACAACGACAAGAACCGCGGCGCCCTGACGGCGGCTTACGACGCCAAACAAGAAATATACGAAGAGCTGACGTTAGCCAAGTCCGAGTTGAGGAGGGCGAAGAGCATCTTACAGATGGACGAACTGAAGAAGAGGAAGCGAGTGCTGAGGCGACTCGGGTACTGCACGCTGTCAGACGTCATAGAGCTCAAGGGCAGGATAGCCTGCGAACTCAGCAG TGCGGACGAACTGCTTCTGACCGAGTTGATCTTCAACGGTGTGTTTAACAATCTGTCCGCGGAGCAGAGCGCGGCGCTAGTGAGCTGCTTCGTGTGTGACGAGAACAGCACTCAGACGTCCGCCACGGGCGAGGAGCTGAGAGGCGTCCTGAGACAACTACAG GAATACGCGCGTAGAATAGCGAAAGTATCAATCGACGCGAAGATGGATCTCGACGAGGACGAGTACGTTGGcaaatttaaatgtaccctcatgGACGTAGTACTCGCGTGGGCGAAGGGCGCCTCCTTCCTACAGATATGCAAGATGACTGACGTCTTTGAAG GTTCAATAATTCGTTGTATGCGTCGCCTGGAGGAGGTACTCCGGCAGTTGTGTCAGGCCGCCAAGAACATCGGGAACACGGACTTGGAGAATAAGTTCAGCGACGCCATCAAAATGCTGAAGAGAGACATAGTGTTCGCGGCCAGCCTTTACATGTAG
- the LOC116778744 gene encoding uncharacterized protein LOC116778744 → MAELLSEAENSENTSRQSRPSLTQVRAIVQFMEKNPDLAHKRFRNGIGHEKFKNFWIELSNNLNTMNGAMKSTKGWIKFWSDKRRSLLMKQRQINSGKVNERLSPLEQRIVTLSIPEKPTKRRTLKTEINGDADSHDNASDMEEKEFGSDNRIVSTESDDRFLNMMEKLVEIMGQQATAMTKVAQATFTNSTAMERIAEASHKQALAVDKIASTFEAISASVYDVRNAIIGIDYTMKRCFPQAHRQNNIFS, encoded by the exons ATGGCAGAACTATTATCTGAAGCCGAAAACTCTGAAAATACAAGTCGT caaAGCAGGCCATCATTAACACAAGTGAGAGCGATAGTACAATTTATGGAGAAAAATCCAGACTTGGCACACAAACGATTCAGGAATGGAATTGGCcatgagaaatttaaaaacttttggattgaactttcaaataatttaaacaccaTGAATGGTGCTATGAAATCTACTAAGGGTTGGATTAAG ttctgGTCAGATAAGAGAAGAAGTCTGTTGATGAAACAAAGACAAATTAACTCTGGTAAAGTTAATGAAAGACTGTCGCCGTTGGAACAAAGAATAGTTACTCTTTCTATACCTGAAAAACCAACta AAAGAAGAACATTAAAAACTGAAATCAATGGCGATGCTGATTCTCACGATAATGCGTCTGACATGGAAGAAAAAGAGTTCGGATCGGATAACAGAATAGTATCAACGGAGTCTGATgacagatttttaaatatgatggAAAAGctg GTTGAAATTATGGGCCAGCAAGCAACGGCTATGACGAAAGTAGCACAGGCTACATTTACAAACTCCACGGCAATGGAGAGGATAGCTGAAGCCTCCCATAAACAG GCTCTTGCTGTAGATAAGATTGCTAGTACATTTGAAGCGATAAGTGCATCTGTGTACGACGTCAGGAACGC